The DNA region ATTTTAATTTATGAATCTAAAAATTAACATTTAAAGAAAGACCATAAGAGGTTGAACCAGGAACAGATGGCAAATAAACACCCATTGCGCCATTAGAAGCACCTCCTGAATTGATCGTTTCAGGATCTCCAGCTGTAAATCCTTTTGATTTATTTAAAATTATATTTTTAGCTGTAAAAGTGATACTTGTTGCTTTGATAAGGCTATTCCCTAAAACTGTTTTTGGCAAACTATAAGAAAATGTTACATTTCTTAACTTTACATAAGAAGCATTTTGAACATAACTTTCTGTCACTCCTGAAACCGACTGCCAATAGTCACGACCAGTAACGGCAACAGTATTAGCTTGCTGTGTAGTTGCATTAACGCCATTTACAACTCTAGTACCTCTATCCAAAGTTTGTATAGCAGTACCATAATACATTCCATAAGAATCTTGAGAATTAATAAATGCACCACCAGATTTTACATCAATAAAAAAGCTTAACATAAAATTCTTATAGTTAAAGGTATTGGTAATACCTCCTAACCAATTGGGCGTATTATTACCTACGACCTCTGCAATGCCATTATTAACTGGTAAGCCATTATCATCCACTACAATTTTTCCATCTTGGCGTTGATATCTCGTCCCCATCAACATACCATATCGTTGTCCAGCAATTGCATAAGTACCTCCAATGGATGCAGTATCTAAACCAGGAGCTATTTCATTTACGATTGTTCTAATTCTAGTATAGTTTATAGTAAGATCCCACCTAAAATCTTTCGTTCTAATAGGATTAGCATTGATTAATAATTCAATACCATTTGTAGTCATACGGGAAGAATTGATTGTAGTAGAAGCATATCCAGTAGAATATGGAAGTGCTAAACCTGCCACAATACCATTAGACATATTTCTGTGAAAATAAGAAGCTTCAACTCCAATTCTACTATCAAAAAACTTCATTTCCAAACCTGTTTCAAACTCCTTTTGCAACTCATTTCTTAACTTCCCATTACCCAAGGCATCGCTGATCAAAAAGCCATTCAAACCACCAAAGGGGTAGTTTGTTGGAATGCCATTGGCTCCCGTTACCGTAGCTTGATTATAGTATGTATTATTTGCATAGGCATCAACATTGTCATTTCCAACAGAAGCATAAGAAACCCTCACTTTACCAAAATTGATAATTTTTTTTGCATTCTCTGACAAAAATTCGGAGAAAATAAAACCTGTTGCAATAGACCCGTATGGATAATATCTATGATCACTAGATAACACAGAGGACCCATCATATCTACCTGTTAATGATAATATTAAAAATTTATCATAATCAATCTCTGCCTGTGAATAAAATCCAACTTTTCTTTTCAAACCAGAGCTTTCAGTATATTTCACATTAGAAGCATTTGACATATTACTAAAACCTGCTATGGACAAATCTGATCCATAAGCATACAGATTCTCACTATAGTTAGAATAAATATTATTTCCTAAGATTAAATTTGTCCTCCATTTACTTCCAAAATCCTTATTTAAAGTAACTATGAAGTCATTATTAAATTGTTTAAAAGTCGTATTATTTGTAGTTATCAAACCAGTCGTGTAAGTTACAGATCCTTGGTTAACAAACGAATGATATCTATCGACATAAACGTCTCCACCACCTCTTTCCATAATTGACAACCAATTAGTAGGGTGCCAATTAATAGTAAGAACCGGTATAAATCTATTTATATTAGACTTGTTAATTGTATTATGTAACAACCAATAAGGATTGTCTCTACCTGTTCGATAGAGTCTTTGATTACCATCTTCATCCTCGTAAGGATTCAAATTATAAGACACCGGCGCATTATATAATGTAAATAATGGATTCGAAGCATAAGATTGAGGTAATATGTTATTAACACTACTACTATAACTCAATTGGAATGTCGCAGTCAAATCATTCAGTATATTGACATTGTATTTTGAAAAGAAATTATGTCTTATAAAATTAGTAGTAGGTTCTGTTCCACTTTGGTTGACGTAAGAATAGGACATTACATAGTCCGACTTCCCATTGCCACCACTAACACTTACATTATCTAAAGTTGTAAATCCAGTTTTATAAAACTCTTTAAGTGGATTATAAAATTTAACCGACGGATCTGCAGCCGTTAGTGAGTCCATGCTAGGTCCCCACGATAGAGATGATTGTTGATTCACTCCATCATAATATTGACCATCTAACCCCAGTGCATATTTCATTTGATGCTCTGGCAAAATGGCCTTATCCATTATATTAGAGGTACTAAATGATACCTTAGGTGTATTGGACATTGTACCTTTCTTAGTAGTAATTAATACCACACCTCTCGCACCAGCAGAACCGTACAAAGCTGTAGCAGCAGCACCTTTTAAGATATTAACATTGTCAATAATCGCAGGATCTAGGTCATTTAAACGATTAGATCCCCCACCACCATCGGTAGGATTACCCGTTTCATCATTATTAATAGGAATACCATCCAAAATAATTAATGCCTGATTATCTCCATATAAAGAAGTCGCACCTCTAATAACTATTCTAGTCGCACTTCCTGGCATACCGGTAGAGCTAGTTAACTGTACCCCTGCAATTTTACCTGTCATAGAATTCAATATGCTAGGATCTTTTGCTCTTAATAGTTCATCGCTTTTTATTTCTTGTGTACTAAATGTCAGATTTCGTTTTGATCGCTTTATTCCGAGTGCCGTTACGACAACTTCATCTAATTGCCTAGTGGAGTCTTTAGATGATCTAATGGAATCTTTTTCCGATTTAATTTCTTGTGACATAACTTTAGATATTGGAATTAGTCCAACACAAGTAGTCAATGAACAAATGAGCCATTTTCTTAACATAATTAAAGAATTTTCTGACTCAAATGTAAAATAGTATAATATCTAAAAATTCCTCAATATTATCAATTTGTTATTATATTTTATCCAATAAAAATTTTATTTCATTAGTAAAAATCAAATCCCAAACCTAATTCACATCAAAATTAACAAATATAGTTTTTATATAATTTAAACTATATTATTTAATACTTCTCATAAGCGATCCATTCTCACATATTTTTATATTAAATAATTTTGTTTGAACGATAAAATATTTTAGGAAATGTAAATACTGAATGATCCATTCTAGAAGGAATTTCAGCACCTATTAAGTAAATGGTGAACAAAAAATCTTTAGTTCAAATCCTTAGATATAGACCAGCATTAGTATAGTCATTCAAAGAATAGGTAGAAAATAAAGATCTTTCCCAGCCTTTATCAAAGCATCTACTACCCAATTGATACCTTTCGGATGGCACGTTAATATTTGCATCACGGACGACAAGCATCAAAGTAACTTTCAATTTGTAAGAATTTTTAACATTGTTCAGCTACCCATATCAAGAACAGACAGATTACGCTATCTATTATACATCCCTCCATTAGTCGTCAATACGATTATCATAGCATACACATGTACAAATATCAACTTACAATTGGCAATTGTAGAAAAAAATCGTCCCCATTGATTTTATCATTCAAAACTTACCGTCCATCCTTACTTTTTTTAAACTGCAATTGAATGTTTCTTCCAAATTTAGGAGAAATACTTGTCTATGCACCATTCCAATATAGAGAATGTAAAATAGTAAAATAATATACTAACGATAACAATATATACCACAACAATCATAATAACAGTACAATAAATATTCAAAACATTTGAAATAATTATGATCAATATTTTATCGGAATTCCATATTTTATGGAAGATTTCATAAAATCTCGAATATGTTGAGTTGCAACTTTACGATCCTGCATTCTCAAATACATCATATGCCCGCTTTCGTATCCCTCCCATTTAATACGGTTTTGTAGTTTACCATTCGGGTCAAGTTGCCAAGTATTATACTTTGCATTAAAATAATCACAAGCTCCATCAAAGTAGCCAGATTGTACAAAAAGATTCAATGCTGGATTTTGCCTCATGGCATTTCCAAGATCATAACCTGTATTATTGTTATTATTATCCCAAGGAAATACAGAACCAAAAACATTATATTTAAGATCAGTTTTAAATCCTAATTCATTACGGACATAATCATTCATTGCGGGAGCAAATGCGTTATTCCATGCTACTAATTCCATATTATAGTCAGGTTCAACGCCTCCATCTTTCGCATCAATTCCCTTATACCTAGAATCTAGTCGACCAATAGTAAACCCCTCTTCCCTGAGCAACTCTTTCCAAAATAACCATGGAGATACATCGAGATTATTATTTAAATACACTGAAGCCTTTATTCCTGTATAACTTTCCAGTTTTTTTGCAATGGCTGCTTTCTTTTCAGCGGGTAATATTCCGCCGTAAGCCAAGGCTGGAATAAATTCTTCAATTGTAAATTTCTCCACTTCTGGGAGAAAGTCTTTTAGCTTTTTATCTGCATAAGGTGCTAATAATTTTTTATGATACCAGGCGGTAGCTGCAAAGTATGGCGTTTTTAATGCAGCAGATACAGGTCCATCTCGCTTAATTCCTAATTCCGTTGGAGAGACTAAAATAACACCATTTAAAAACATCCATTCTCTA from Rhizosphaericola mali includes:
- a CDS encoding SusC/RagA family TonB-linked outer membrane protein codes for the protein MSQEIKSEKDSIRSSKDSTRQLDEVVVTALGIKRSKRNLTFSTQEIKSDELLRAKDPSILNSMTGKIAGVQLTSSTGMPGSATRIVIRGATSLYGDNQALIILDGIPINNDETGNPTDGGGGSNRLNDLDPAIIDNVNILKGAAATALYGSAGARGVVLITTKKGTMSNTPKVSFSTSNIMDKAILPEHQMKYALGLDGQYYDGVNQQSSLSWGPSMDSLTAADPSVKFYNPLKEFYKTGFTTLDNVSVSGGNGKSDYVMSYSYVNQSGTEPTTNFIRHNFFSKYNVNILNDLTATFQLSYSSSVNNILPQSYASNPLFTLYNAPVSYNLNPYEDEDGNQRLYRTGRDNPYWLLHNTINKSNINRFIPVLTINWHPTNWLSIMERGGGDVYVDRYHSFVNQGSVTYTTGLITTNNTTFKQFNNDFIVTLNKDFGSKWRTNLILGNNIYSNYSENLYAYGSDLSIAGFSNMSNASNVKYTESSGLKRKVGFYSQAEIDYDKFLILSLTGRYDGSSVLSSDHRYYPYGSIATGFIFSEFLSENAKKIINFGKVRVSYASVGNDNVDAYANNTYYNQATVTGANGIPTNYPFGGLNGFLISDALGNGKLRNELQKEFETGLEMKFFDSRIGVEASYFHRNMSNGIVAGLALPYSTGYASTTINSSRMTTNGIELLINANPIRTKDFRWDLTINYTRIRTIVNEIAPGLDTASIGGTYAIAGQRYGMLMGTRYQRQDGKIVVDDNGLPVNNGIAEVVGNNTPNWLGGITNTFNYKNFMLSFFIDVKSGGAFINSQDSYGMYYGTAIQTLDRGTRVVNGVNATTQQANTVAVTGRDYWQSVSGVTESYVQNASYVKLRNVTFSYSLPKTVLGNSLIKATSITFTAKNIILNKSKGFTAGDPETINSGGASNGAMGVYLPSVPGSTSYGLSLNVNF
- a CDS encoding S10 family peptidase → MIKILAVFTSAFLTIFSNCLMAQRRGNSIPIPEYKNPTTVSPSMKIDPDTCVITKHSAIIRGVNISYTTRTGTMPIWNEDGSAIADIFYTYYERDNINDRAKRPLLISFNGGPGTASLWMQIGYTGPRMLNIDDEGYPILPYGMRDNPYSLLDDADIVYIDPVNTGYARKTSKDVPDALFYGVNQDVKYIADWINTFVSRINRWKSPKFLIGESYGTTRAAGLAEALQSREWMFLNGVILVSPTELGIKRDGPVSAALKTPYFAATAWYHKKLLAPYADKKLKDFLPEVEKFTIEEFIPALAYGGILPAEKKAAIAKKLESYTGIKASVYLNNNLDVSPWLFWKELLREEGFTIGRLDSRYKGIDAKDGGVEPDYNMELVAWNNAFAPAMNDYVRNELGFKTDLKYNVFGSVFPWDNNNNNTGYDLGNAMRQNPALNLFVQSGYFDGACDYFNAKYNTWQLDPNGKLQNRIKWEGYESGHMMYLRMQDRKVATQHIRDFMKSSIKYGIPIKY